Below is a window of Sylvia atricapilla isolate bSylAtr1 chromosome 2, bSylAtr1.pri, whole genome shotgun sequence DNA.
ATTCTGACTTAACTGTAGGAGTTGTTTTGTTTAGCTTGAGTTAGTAAACTGTGGAAATTAAAGTTGGCCTTTCTATTTCCAGCTAGTCAGTTGTCcttataaaacatttttggaCAAGACAGCTTTTTTAACGAGCCAAGGCAAATTCAGTGTAAACAAATCAGGGTGATAGAGGAGTGCAAATAACTTCCAAAGCTTTGAGGTTTGTGTATGTGAAACATGTTCTTATTGATTCCTGCTTGGTACCTCTTCAGATTGTAGCTGTGACAGATGGCATAAGAAGGAGGTGTTAGTTTGGGGACATCTAAATTGTAGTCAGTGGTAAGTGATTAAACTGCCAGATGAAACTTTATCTACAGATTTGTGGGGAGTCAAGAGAAAATTATATGCTTTGCTTTTACTAGATGATACTCAGTTTAACAAGTTGGCTGCTGTTCTTTGCACCAGCCATTAGTTTCTGCATGTATTTAATGTGTGAACTCAGTCAGAATTCTTCAAAATAGAATTATTTGAGGTGAAGAACGTTTGGTTGTCTCCATcgaaaaaacagtgttttctttctcttagcAATAAAAATGAGTGAAAGTGGCAATTCCCTCACAGTTTCTTCTGCCTAACTCAGTAACAAGCGTGTTTATTGTGTAGTAAAATGTATGGATCCTGTGTTTCTCAACAATTCATCTTATTGTTAACATCTGACATTTATCAAAGTGCAGTATTGTTGTATAATATTGATAAagggctttttgttgtttttcagcaATAATCATTGGCCCTGATGGTCATCCATTGACAGTCTACCCCTGCATGATTTgtggaaagaaatttaaatcCAGAGGTTTCTTGAAAAGGCACATGAAAAACCACCCAGAGCACCTTCTTACTAAGAAGAAATACAGATGTACAGACTGTGATTACACTAcgaataaaaaaataagtttacaTAACCACTTGGAGAGTCATAAGCTGaccaacaaaacagaaaagcttctTGAATGCGATGAGTGTGGGAAAACCTTCTCTCATGCAGGAACTTTATTTACTCACAAGATGGTGCACAGGGACAAAGGAGTTAATAAAATGCACAAGTGCAAATTCTGTGATTACGAGACAGCAGAACAAGGATTACTGAGTCACCACCTTTTGGCTGTCCACAGCAAGAACTTTCCTCACATTTGTGTGGAGTGTGGCAAAGGGTTTCGCCATCCGTCGGAGCTGAAGAAGCACATGCGGATCCACACTGGCGAGAAGCCCTACCAGTGCCAGTATTGTGAATACCGATCTGCCGACTCTTCCAACTTGAAAACCCACGTAAAGACTAAACACAGTAAGGAAACGCCGCTCAAGTGCGATATTTGTTTCCAGACTTTTTCAGATACCAAAGAGCTACAGCAGCATACGCTTATGCATCAAGAAAGTAAAACGCATCAGTGTTTGCATTGTGACCATAAGAGCTCAAACTCGAGTGATCTGAAGCGACACATTATTTCAGTCCACACAAAAGACTATCCTCATAAGTGTGATATGTGTGATAAAGGCTTTCACAGGCCTTCGGAACTGAAAAAACACGTGGCTGCTCACAAAGGTAAAAAATTGCACCAATGCAGACATTGTGACTTTAAAATTGCAGATCCGTTCATTCTGAGTCGTCACATACTCTCAGTTCACACAAAGGATCTTCCATTCAGGTGCAAGAGATGTAGAAAGGGTTTTAGGCAACAAAACGAGCTgaaaaaacacatgaaaacacACAGTGGCAGGAAAGTTTATCAGTGTGAGTACTGTGAGTATAGCACTACAGATGCCTCAGGCTTCAAACGGCACGTGATTTCCATTCACACAAAAGACTACCCTCACCGGTGTGAGTATTGCAAGAAAGGTTTCCGAAGGCCTTCAGAGAAGAACCAGCACATTATGCGACATCATAAAGATGTTGGGCTGCCTTAAAGTCTTTTTCACAGACTTACGGCTGGAATTATAAAGGAAATTTGCCTTTCAGGCAGTTAGCTTATTTTAAAGCCAATCACCTgcaatcacacacacacacacaaaaaaaaaacaacaaaaaaaatactgtgcatTTGATTTATTGCTGTATAAAAATAGGATTATTGCTTGTAGTTGACTTTTATACCTTTTGTTCAATAGCGTGTTCTGAATTCTATTCAGTTTgtttaataaatgaagaaaagatgGCAACAATAAAGTTGCATTTAATAAAGTAAACCCTGTCTCTTACTGAATTTTTCAACCGTAATAGTTTAAGTATATTTATCTTACTGACCTCGTTGATACTCACAGTGTCCATGTTAATGCAGTTTTGTcgtgaattttaaaaatacgCAATTTCTCTTGATGAAATTGTCAGAAGTGTGTATAAAATGGGGAATTGTCATGTTGACAGTAAAGTCACTAGGGCCCACCTGATTGTCCTGTTTTAACTATACAGACTTCGTGGCAGGTTAACTATTTTCCAGTTGAGGAGTTACAAGTGTCACTTCGTGTTTTTGCTCtgatttcagagagaaaaatatttttaaaaatggtttggGGCGGTTTTTATCTTTCCTGGGCAAATTTAAAAGTATGTGCAAGTATTACATTTATTGTTCTGTGCTTCTTTGTCTTTGAAAGGTTTTGTGTGTTACAaaagagttgggttttttctgctttactcCTGTCTTAAATGTTGGAAACGTAAAATACTCTTGTTCCATTCGCAGAGTTAACAATAGATCACAACTGTCTGTATGTGCTGGTAAACGTACCTCAAACGTTACGCTTTTATGTATGTTGGTATTTCTTTGAAAGAGCAGTTTGTGGTTCAAGTCACATTTTTATTGTTAGTtgttttagaataaaatttaagaCCAAGAGGTGCTTCAATTTTGGAAACCAGATATTTACAGTGAGAGCTTAAGAAGGGAATGGAGCGGAGCAGATGGATTCATCAGGAGTAGAGATAGTGTAACATAGATATCCTTAATTAGAAAAGTAACTTGTGATAGATGCAGTTCTGTTACTAtattaaatgtttttcctgAGCCATTAGTAgctgtgttcagctgctgtttattAATTAGTACAATATCCAGAATTAACCCAGTTCTTTTAATCTGTTTATAAACAGCTGGGAGAATATTACCATTATTAGATGCAATTTTGCCACCTGAAGACTATTCTAAAGTAGCTCTATATCATTTGCTAATTGCAGTGTAAATGTACCGAGCACAAAGTCATGTCCTTTAACAACCTTggagcaaaaaaccccaaaccattttaATTACAGGCCAAATTTTAGGACCTGGCCCTGCTCCCTTTGCTCAAATTCCCACCCCAGCCACTGTTTGATGATGAATTGCAGAACTCAATCCCGGCTGCCTGCCAGATTAGGATAGATTTGTAACCAACAATTCACTAATGGAAAGGCTTCAGAGACTGGGCCGGTGTTAATTCCTGTTTCTAGGCAGGTGAACTTCCAGTTGAAATCAACCAGGAATTTAAGTGATGGTTTCAAGTCTGGGGTGATAGAGGGACAAAGGTTTCCTTTTTGGATGTGCATCTTCTAGGCCTTTTGTATTTTGTCTTGTTACTGAGCTGTGCCCCTACTGCTCATCCCTCCTGTCTCACTGTTAGCTGAAATTGTTGTCTGTAGTGTGCAGTTCAGGAGAGTCCAATGCCATGTCACTGCCTGTGTTGTAGGatggtttttcctttctttgcctgCTTGCAGTGCCCCCAGACTTGCCAGGTGTGCTCTTGTGTAATATTGCTACTCGCGGGCCGTGACCCTTTAGCGTGTaattcctggctgtgctcaTTGTGCCTTCCTGGAAATCCCCACTGAGGCCAGTGGATTTCCTCCATGGCCGTAGTGTCCGTTGCCTGCTGATGCCAGACCAGATGCAGTAAAACCCAGCAGAGATTCCGACTCGCTTCTTGCAAAATACCTGCCTGTgactactttttttccctctcttatGTTCAAGCATTTTCTAACTGGAAACCTGGAAAGTGTACAAAATCTGCATAAATTCCCATAGTAGTGCTGAGGATTTTAGCCAttttgaactttatttttttaaataagctgaaagacaaagaacacaactttatgcattttctttctcttatgtAGCCTGGAATCatacacactttttttttttttttttttttttttttaaagcacaatgttgaaacttttttttaataattaaggATTTGGTCAAGTGGattttgtaaaatgtatttgtctgtataaagagaaaatgaaattatagtTATTGTTAATGTACTGACATTAGTTACAGGTTAGTTTTAATTCTTAAATAATTTGCTTAGCAAATGCTATAAAATGGATGTTTCagtttaatgtttaaaaaaggtACAGATTTTTACAAGGACATAATATAAATTATTGTTCTGTAGAAAATACCCTGTTAAATATTGTATATGTCCTTCCCTCTGTACACTTtgtaaaaaagacaaaaggaaaaaacaaaatacatagAACCATATAGGGATGTGTGACATTATTGTAATTGTGTACTTGATAATAAcgtgaaaaaataaaattcaaaatattttccttttaataaacGTTTAGTCTATTTGATGCCAGTTCTGAGATGGAGCCTTGTTCTGAGGTTCACGGTCATTGCAGCTCTGCTGTACTTTAACTTCCCTTCTGCTCTTCGGCTCATTTTGTGtagccctggggcaggggcgATTCAgtccctgctgtggctgaaaCGTCCCTTTACCTGGAAGTCTGCAAAAGTGAAAGGGATGGCAGGTCTTCAAAACCATTTTAATGCCTGGCTTTATATTAAAGAATTCACGTCTGATAAACTTCTGATAATGCCTTTGTGTTTTTCAGCAAGATGATTACCTACTAAGTGCTGCTACACTCTCCCAAAACGCCCCACCTGATCTTGAAACAAGTGAGGGGCACTGCTGTTGGGACCGAATGTTTCCTGGTGCCTCTTTAGCCATGTGAGCCtcagcaggagcccagctgcCCCCATTTCCATGGTGAGCGccatgcagctctgcagggaggatgCCTGAGCTGGGCCtcactgccctgcccagcttctccgcctgctgctccctctgagGGTCGGCTGGGGGTGCACAGGGCTTGTGGCTGTTTTCCCCAGTGCTCTCCGAAGGCTTCAGCCCCGTTAAATCCAGCTGGGCAGTGGGAGCTCCTGTGGCAATGGTCTGTCTGGCACAGGCCATCCTGTGTTGACAGCAGGATGTCACCCTGCGCCAGCCCGCTGGTCCCACGAgtggcagaggtgctgctgggtgTCAGTGCCTTCTAGCTGCACCTGCCTTCCAAGGGAGGAGGCCCAGATACCTTGAGGACATTTAAACCAGTTCACCCTCACTGGTACCTTTGGGAAATACTGACTTCTCATCTCAGTGATTCAGCCCCACTGGCATTGGGAAACTCTTCACAGAAAGAACACGTCACACTGCAGAGCCAGCAATCTCCCTTTcatttggtttgtgttttcgTTTTCTCCATTTACCTGATGTTCCTCAATCACTGATGAGGAAATTGTACATTGAGTACCAGAGACATTCAGGGCTGGAGAAGAAATGCATCATTCTGGCTGCATCATTCATCTGTGAGGAAGGGCCAGGAGCAGTTACCAGCTCTAGGCTCCTGCACAGTAGCAAGTCCCCCCCTTCTCTAGGATCTCCCCCTTCTTCCTCTTGGATTTCCATGGCTGTGGGAgcctcactgctctgctgaaggaTTCTCCACTTGCCCAGGTGCCTGCAGCCCTCAGGACACAGTAGCCAAGGTACCCAGAGCCTGGATGCCAGCCTGAGAACTCTGACAGCCTTACTTTGCAAGTCAAAGGCTGTGTCACTAACTAGGAAAATAAGCAGCTGAATAGCTGCTCACTGCTGTTCCCTGGCTTGTTGAAgtagtaattaaaattaaataatatatcataaatagaaaatacaaataatacaTTAACAATTAGAACAGAAAACTGACCGCGGAGGGGTGGCTGGAATCAATAAGGAAGTGAGTAGAGGGGTCAGGAGCAAAGGAGTTGTTGATAGACGCAAAAACCTTTCCTTTAGTTTTTGAGAAGTTTGAAGAGGGTATTGATTGATTTGGTTTCCTGTAAGTGCTGATGCAGAAAAGGCAAGTGTTTTGATAGTTTATTCCTTTCTAAAAGAAGCATAATTATCAAATAAAGCTGGGGATGCTTTTTTTCCAGACCTGTGACAATCAAGAATGTTATAGGCCAAGAGCATTTGAAAACTACGAGCACAGATGGTTCAGAGGCCATGTACCACACAGACTTCTGTAATATTTACTGGAAATCCACAAATCTGGAAAAAATTGTTAGTGTTCCATTGAAGACAAAAATTTGAGAATCATCTCAACACAAGCCCAGGCAAAATCAGGATAAAGGATTACAGCTGCTGGGACCAAATAAAGAAGGGAAcataaaaagaattaaacaCAACAAACACATCCTATATAGTAGTTAGAGCACGTATGCCCTAGCTTTGAGCAAAGTCCTCCAGTGCTGTGGTAGTGCAGGATCATGTCTGAGGCTGCCCCTGGTGTGACAGGACAACCCTCCAGAGCTGAATACCATGTACCACCACTGCTcacccctgctctgcctctcaccttattttctgctgtggtttaacCAGTGTTGATGGTTCACTTTAACCAGCTCCACTGTGGAGCCAAGGGTGGGGTGACTTCCATTGTGGTGCTTGCTCTCCTTGCCTCCTGTCTGGGGATTGTCTGTGAGGCCCACTGCCCTGAGAGGCCAACGCACCAGTGGTGGTCAGGGGCTGAGGAGCCTGAGTGAGACTATTCTGAGGAGCCAAGTACTTGAAATCAGGTTTTTGATGGAAAAACATGTGCTCTGTAATCAAAGCCTAACACAAAGCACCAGGCCTGACAAGAGTGTTTCCAACAGGGATCACAgaggtgttcctgccctgggaaaGCAGAAAGCCACATTTGGAGATTTTTAAACTTAAGTCTAGCAGGTTGGCTAGAAGCTCAAAGAACAGCCTACAAACACAGTGTCAGGGGGAGTCTGAAAGCCCTGCCTTGTCCTATTTAGATTTCTTGGTCCTAGTTCAGTTGCTCATATCCAGGCACAAATGCCTCTTATGATTGATTGTCTTGGGACTCCCAGGTGCTACACAGGTCCTGAGGGAAATCTATGCATGATGGTGTGCTCAGAAACAAGTACAGATGAAAAGACACTTCttgacagacaaaaaaaaaaagacacaacacacacttgatttttctcttgcactggcacaagaaaaaaaattctcaagtgCTTTTTTGTTAAGTCTGATACTGTAAAGTTAGCTTTAAGAAAGCTAGGACATAACTTGTTtgacacagcccaggaaaacaaagaatgcCAGGATTGTATCCATTAGAAAGCATGAATCATAATTAACAAGCACTCACAGGTACAGAAGCTGGGATGTTACAGCCAGTCAAATGACTGGCAGAGGCAGAGAATGCTACGAATAAAGAAGTTCTtgaaacatggaaaattaatatacactttatatatttatttttaaatgtcattgtGGTATCATTAATACCACTTCACCTATCTATCATGACCCTACAAAGAGAGCACTTTAGTTTTCTTACTTCTTAGGCTTTTTAATGCAGCAGTTTTGCTGAAAAGTTTCTGGCATGAAGCAATGTGAATTCTCTGTGGGTAGTCAGAGCAATGCCAACACTTGACCAGACTCACTAAGCTCCTTTGCAGCAGTACCCAAAGCTGTCACCGCATTGGACAGTTGACCAGTATCACAATAAATGTAACGTggatacaggaaaaaataccccaCAGCCCTGTATCACCATGCAAAATATCTTCCTATAGTACAACAAACACCTCACAAAAAGACCCTGGCAAGCCAGGATAGTGGTACCATCTCATGATCATTGCAGAGCAAGAGGAGCCTGACCCTCTTGGTAGAGaagctcagggctcagggctgccaCCACAAGTTCAGATACATCACATGTGCAGGCACGGAGCTTGGGAAGGATCAGAAGAAGCTGACTGCTACAGAAAAGACAAACACTTGTGCTGCAAGTGTCCTGTGCCAGGACTACTGTGCAAGCCTGAGGAGAATCCTGGCAAGAGTGCAGGATTGGGTTCTGCATGAGGCTGGGGGATGATGGATCCGTGCCACTGAGGCCAGGTAGCTTCACCTGCAAATGCAGACCAAAACCTTCCCCACATCTTGGATATTAAGTGCCTGCTCTGGGAAGGCTGGCAGGCAGAATCCCGATTTGGACACTTTCCTGGGAGTTCCAACTTGTGCTGGATCATGGGGCCTCCTGACAACTGCACACAAGGGTGGAACCAgccccctttcctcctctggctctggctggaaggaggaatggctgctgggctggcaaGAGTGGCTGAGCAGCAACTCCTTTTCTTACTAGATACTCCTTTTCTTCATTGGGAGCTTCTGAAATGTGTCACCAGTGGTGGGCAACTCCAAGACTGGACCAGCTGAGAGTGGCAGAATGAAATAGGGACAGAACAATGAGGGCTATccaaaaaataactttaataaaGGAGCAAACAGAAGCATAATCTGTACACAGTATAGGATAATCCTCAAAGACCCCGACAATGGAGGTGAACATAACAATATATACAGTGTGATCTGAGGGCAGAGAACCACTGAATAACAAGAACTCAAATCATTGCCTTACATGTAAAGTACTGTTAACCAATCATAAACAAGAACTCAAAATATAACCTTATTTGGCATGAACATATTTACATAACCTTCCCCATGATTCCATTCTCCTCACCATAACCTAACTAGATGTTTCCTTTCTTAACATTTCGTTTCCCAAGGCCTTAACTTGATGCCTTCTTTGTTAACACTCACTGACAGGCTCACTGTCCATCCCAACTCCCACAGAAATGAGCAGAAGACAATGAAATGAAACCCAGGTACCAGCCCGGCCACTTGCAGGAGGTCAGTTACAGAAAGGACCAGATAAAAAGAGATTTCCTTCTTGCATCATGGAGATGAGGAAGCTGGGAAGGGTGCACCAGCTGCCTTGCATTTCCCCATGTAGAAGACCattaaagcaaagagaaagcCCTGTACATACAGGACCATcccaggcttcccagggaggggaaggaCTTGATTTACCATCtgctttcaaataaatacaAGTGGGACAAGTGATGTTCCCCAGAAGACACATCCATCTGTGAAATACACCAGGGTTTGAAAGACAAGAATATTTGGCAAGTGATGTCTCTTCAGTATGACACAGCTCttacttaaaagaaaactaaattaatGTGATCTTGACTCTGAAACTTGAAAGTGATTCCAGATTACAGAGCAGCCTCTTAGAGCTGAGATCCAAGTGcctaaaaataacatttttttccctccttatttatttacttatagTTTTTGGAAGAGCATATAATGAGCTGTGATGCAAACGGCAGGTAAAGGGCAACTAGCCCTGACGGCTCTGCCTATAGTAATCAGAAGAGCACCTGTGAAGGAAAGAATCAATGCTGAGGGCACCACGTCCATCTTTTAGTCACCCCAGTGGCTTTTGCATGTTTGGATGCCCAGGGTCTCTCCTGGGGTGCAAGATTACCCCGGCAGTGCTGGGGATACCATCTCAACCActgagccctgtgccagcacaccTTGCTGCTTCCCTGCCGGTGGGCTTTTCTTCCCCATTGCACGAGGGAGTAAATTCTTGTATCCAAAGCCTTATCAGATCTGCTGGTGCTTAGCTTATTAGTACTAAGAGGCTTGTGAGTCTTAAATCAGTGATCCTGTTAGTGGGACCAATATTAGGAACCTATATTGGAGTCCTGCTCCCTCTTGGGGCTGACAAGTTCAAGGGACAGAAATCACAGggtttccttttggtttttggttggcCTGGCCAAGATCAAGTTAAGTTCTGCTGACCAACCAAATGATGGTACGGTTTCTCCTCCTCTGTAATCACAGAGGAGGCTCCATGAGCACGTGATGCTCCCGGCTGAAGCAAGCGGGTTTGAGCCCCAAACACACACTTTGAGAGCTTCAGGGAGAGGTGGTGAGTGATGTGTCCAAACGAGAGGGAGGCTGGGCAACATTCCCAGCTGATGTGTGCCTAGAAAACTCGCGGTGCTCCTGATCCGTGGCGCTCCTCTTTGAGGCCAGCAAGAGGCAGAAGGGGCGAGAGGAGGGAACGGCTCCGATGGAGCTGGAAAGGCCACATGCTGCCAGTCTCCCAGAGTCACCTTCCCAGCCCCTCTACCGCAGCACCGAGCCTGTTTCATGGCAAAAGCCTCCTCTCCcacttctcctccctctcccccgACTCTGCGGCCGCTGGCTGCCCGCGCTCGGCAGGTGGCGGTGCCGGCCAAGGCCGGGCCCCCGGGCAGGGAGCGGCTGCGCCGGGCCtcgggcggggcggcggcgggaggggccctgctcagccctgtgtgtccctcagccctgtgtgtgcccctcagccctgtgtgtgcccctcagccctgtgtgtgcccctcagccctgtgtgcccctcagccctgtgtgcccctcagccctgtgtgtgcccctcatccctgtgtgtgcccctcagccctgtgtgcgcctcatccctgtgtgtgcccctcagccctgtgtgtgcccctcatccctgtgtgtccctcagccctgtgtgtgcccctcagccctgtctgtgccctcctcagccctgtgtgcccctcagccctgtgtgcccctcagccctgtgtgtgcccctcatccctgtgtgtgccctcctcagccctgtgtgccccTCAGCCATGtgtgcccctcagccct
It encodes the following:
- the ZFX gene encoding zinc finger X-chromosomal protein isoform X2, with amino-acid sequence MDEDGLELQPHEPNAFFDPTGADAAHMDGDQIVVEVQETVFVSDVVDSDITVHNFVPDDPDSVVIQDVIEDVVIEDVQCPDIMDEPDVSETVIIPEQVLDTDVAEEVSLAHCTVPDDVLASDITAETMSIPEHVLTTESMHVPEVGHVEHVVHDNIEEADIVTDTLGTDVVSEEVLVADCASEAVIDANGIPVEHQDEKGNCDDYLMISWGTVDIVESEPENDHAVGLLDQNSSIRIPREKMVYMTVNDSQHEDEDLNVAEIADEVYMEVIVGEEDAAAAHEQQIDDTEIKTFMPIAWAAAYGNNNDGIESRNGTASALLHIDESSGLGRLAKQKPKKKRRPESRQYQTAIIIGPDGHPLTVYPCMICGKKFKSRGFLKRHMKNHPEHLLTKKKYRCTDCDYTTNKKISLHNHLESHKLTNKTEKLLECDECGKTFSHAGTLFTHKMVHRDKGVNKMHKCKFCDYETAEQGLLSHHLLAVHSKNFPHICVECGKGFRHPSELKKHMRIHTGEKPYQCQYCEYRSADSSNLKTHVKTKHSKETPLKCDICFQTFSDTKELQQHTLMHQESKTHQCLHCDHKSSNSSDLKRHIISVHTKDYPHKCDMCDKGFHRPSELKKHVAAHKGKKLHQCRHCDFKIADPFILSRHILSVHTKDLPFRCKRCRKGFRQQNELKKHMKTHSGRKVYQCEYCEYSTTDASGFKRHVISIHTKDYPHRCEYCKKGFRRPSEKNQHIMRHHKDVGLP